The Lathyrus oleraceus cultivar Zhongwan6 chromosome 5, CAAS_Psat_ZW6_1.0, whole genome shotgun sequence genome includes the window atagaaggttgagtgttctccaaagaatgacttaaacaattgaaaagcaaaacttcaTTAACAACAAATTGTGATTGTACATATTTTGATTGTtcttcaagtcatttactttatgcaatttaaattcaagtcatttactattccatttgccatttacatatcatttaacttgtttattttaatgcccttttcactttgctcacttgagccatatattgtgattgtacatatttgtttgtatatcatgtttgtgtttgtggtcttaggaccttttgtgcctctttcaaacttaaatatttgttaaaagcaattcactcactttgaaattgataccacgaactacgaggttttgatccctcattttatgttggtacgtaggcacaagtccgaaggtcttgtcaaacacaaaaatataattaatgaattcttttctcatccccacactctatttattacaaacatctttttataccaaaacacatgcacacataaaaaaagggctccctaggagtacctaggatactttaggtgctaacaccttccctctgtgtaaccaaccctcttacctgtaatctctggcattttattagttttgatttgaaaacctcttatctttgggttttgttcgtatttttcccttttcctttggaaacaataaaagcgcggtgacgactctggttttattgacgttaagtttatccataacttaatgatcatgaatttaccgctacaaagTGAAGGAGCATAACTTGTATTTTTACTCTGACTATCATCTTGTGGAGCTCCCTGTCCAAAGACATAACCAAAAAAATCATCACTTGATTGTTGATGATAAGGATTGTGATAATTCGTTGATTGTTGGTAGTACGGAGGAGCTTGATCACTAGGATATTGGTTATAAGGGTTGAAATATGAATATTGATAAACAGGTGGATAAGATTGTTGACTACTTTGTGATGAATCACCAATCCCAAAATCACTAAAATATGAGCAATACTAGAAAAGGAAGAATCTTCAAGTGGAAGATTTTGTTTCCTTTTCCCCTTTCTTCCAGATTGTGACACATTTCCTCTTGTCTTAATTAGCAAGTTGTCAGAACGATCCATATCAGTTAAGTTCCTATAATGCCTATAATTTGGTGGTGTTTCATGATATGGATCAAGTTCATCATCTTCTCCTTCATCATCACCACCTTCACTCCCACTTTCACCTTCATTATCCACTTCATTACCACCCCCATCACCACTATTACTGCTTGGTGGACTTAAACCACCACCACTTTCATTAGTTTCAACCACTATGCATTTTGAACTCCATCCAATAATGGATTTTCCCTCTCTTCTATCCAATGAGATAACGAATCTTCTTGAAACATATAGTCAAGATTTATCGGATCAAAATTTGCTTCTATATCTTCCCGACTCTTCTTAATTTATCCCTCATTCTCAAGTTCATATTGTAATGTTTGAAGACAAGCTTATGCAATTTTTTGTACTTGAATCTGTTTCTTGTCTTTGTATGGATATAGCTAAATGTACTCCAATTTCTCTCACAGGTTGTGGCAGAGGTTGTTTGACTAACAACTTTCATAGCCAAACGTTGAAGTTCAGGAGCACTTGAACTATGGTATTCCCACCATTGGGCTTCTCAAAGAAGCAAAAAGAACATTATTgattatattaaaaaaataaagtatatttataaaaaaattattaaaaaattgtATTTTACCTGCATCCATTTTAGACCAAGATTTTTGAGCTAGAGGTGTATCAAAAGTTTCACTCTTTTCTCTAAAAAGTGTTAGCTAGGTAATATAACAAAACATATAAGTACATAAACAaaatttttaataaataatttatcAAATGAAAATATAATATCCATTACTTACTTGGTTTAAAGCTTTGATTTGATCATCCATGTTTCTTTCTATCTTCATGATTACATTAGTTGTTCCATTAAATGTTTCTTTATACACAACTTTTCCATGTTCAATTCCATATTGAAATTGCGGATTAAGAAAATAACCTTGAAGTGAAAATCAATTATTAAGGATATGATATTATAAATTTAAATTCCATGACAAAATTAAAATTATAGAATATATTCACATACCAGCAGAATGAAGATCAGAATGCATGAATTTCCAACACTTGTCAATGATACCATTATATTTGGAATGATAACAAGAGTTTTGTTGAATTGCTTGTTTTGCTCGATCAATGGCTTCATATATGAAACCCATTGTTGGTTTCTCATCACCCTCAACTAGTCTCAAAACTTTTACAATTGGCTCAAATACTTTCAATATATCATTAACCTTACTCCAAAAGTCCCTACTCATAACAATTTTCCTTGCTTCATATCCTGGTTCTTTCTTTTCTTTACCATATTTTGCTTTTCTAAATTCTTCAGAATTGAACATGTTTTCAAGACCTTCTTTTTGTCTCACAATAACTTGAAGTTGTAGAAATTGTGTTGCAAATCGGGTAACACCAGGACGAACAATATCTCTACCACCTGTATATTTTTTCATGAGACTCACAATATATGTGTGGTTATAGATGAAGGTTGTCACCATTTTTTCTTCACTTAATAAATTATGTATGTTTTTCATTTTTCCTATATCCTCCAAGCAAAGATCTAAACAATGAGCTGCACAAAAAGACCAATATAAATGTGGCCTCTTCTCCATAAGCTTTTGACCAGCTGCTTTTAATGCGGCTTCATTGTCTGTTACCACTTGAGCTACATACTCTTCACCCACTTCTTCCACAACTTTATCCAATAATTAAAAGTAGTAGTCAGTGTTTTTACTATCAACATCAGAAGCATCAACAGATTTCCAAAATACAGTACCTTTATGACAATATACCAAGAAATTCATAATA containing:
- the LOC127080016 gene encoding uncharacterized protein LOC127080016; the protein is MQQFRRETRASENAYEHGGSSRVSVSGAERPKDISFSLRSTNIDLVRRQSMKQPRARKGFLKTRRGLGKAKCPTPYEISNVYLEAEYKEMLEWINSMKKTRQERGATIMCDGWTDSINHTHIMNFLVYCHKVVEEVGEEYVAQVVTDNEAALKAAGQKLMEKRPHLYWSFCAAHCLDLCLEDIGKMKNIHNLLSEEKMVTTFIYNHTYIVSLMKKYTGGRDIVRPGVTRFATQFLQLQVIVRQKEGLENMFNSEEFRKAKYGKEKKEPGYEARKIVMSRDFWSKVNDILKVFEPIVKVLRLVEGDEKPTMGFIYEAIDRAKQAIQQNSCYHSKYNGIIDKCWKFMHSDLHSAGYFLNPQFQYGIEHGKVVYKETFNGTTNVIMKIERNMDDQIKALNQLTLFREKSETFDTPLAQKSWSKMDAAQWWEYHSSSAPELQRLAMKVVSQTTSATTCERNWSTFSYIHTKTRNRFKFVISLDRREGKSIIGWSSKCIVVETNESGGGLSPPSSNSGDGGGNEVDNEGESGSEGGDDEGEDDELDPYHETPPNYRHYRNLTDMDRSDNLLIKTRGNVSQSGRKGKRKQNLPLEDSSFSSIAHILVILGLGAPQDDSQSKNTSYAPSLCSGVIEELLQEKS